The Argopecten irradians isolate NY chromosome 6, Ai_NY, whole genome shotgun sequence genome has a window encoding:
- the LOC138325698 gene encoding acyl-coenzyme A thioesterase 13-like: MSGNGLRFLKQVVEAGTKCRGFESILDKVKVVSGGNGKMVCEMTITEDHQNRLGTLHGGMTAALVDSVSTWALLTTERQVAGVSVDMSISYMKAAKVGEDILIEANSVKVGKTLAFLSVDIRKKSDGALLAQGKHTKFVGS; the protein is encoded by the exons ATGAGTGGGAATGGACTTCGTTTCCTGAAGCAAGTCGTTGAAGCCGGGACAAAATGTAGAGGATTTGAGTCTATATTAGACAAG GTCAAAGTTGTTTCCGGAGGCAATGGAAAAATGGTGTGCGAGATGACCATTACAGAGGACCATCAGAATCGACTTGGCACGCTGCATGGAGGGATGACCGCAGCATTAGTGGACTCTGTGTCCACCTGGGCCCTACTGACCACGGAGAGACAGGTGGCTGGCGTCAGTGTTGATATGAGCATATC ATACATGAAGGCAGCAAAAGTTGGAGAAGACATTTTGattgaggctaattctgttaaaGTTGGTAAAACTTTAGCCTTTCTGAGCGTGGATATAAGGAAAAAAAGTGATGGAGCTTTATTAGCTCAAGGCAAACATACCAAGTTTGTGGGGAGCTAA